CATATTCTGGGTTTTATCGTGTTTCCGTATATCGCCCTGACAATCTTTGTCCTCGGCCATGCCTGGCGGTATGTCACGGACTGGAAGCGCTGGAACGCGGCATCCTCCCAGTTTCTCCACAAAGACAGCCTCAAGGGTGGCATCACCATATTTCACTGGGGCGCGCTGTTGACCCTGCTGGGCCATGCCGGCGGCATGCTGATTCCCCAGCGCATTTATGACGTCTTCGGGGTCAATGCCGCGGCCCATAATTTCATGGCCCACTGGGCCGGCCTGGTGGCCGGGGTGCTCATGATTGTCGGGGTGATCTGGCTGCTGGTGCGCCGCACCCGCCAGGACCGGATTTCTGCAAACACCACGATTCATGACTGGGTGCTGCTGGTCATGCTCCTGATCGTCTCCGGGCTGGGGCTTTACAACGTGGTGTTCACCCACTATGACGTTCTCTACTCGGTGGCCCCCTGGATCCGCAGCATCGTTGTGCTGGCCCCCAATCCCGCGCTCATGGCCCCGGTGCCGGTGTCCTACAAGCTGCATATCCTGAGCGCTTTTGTTCTTCTGGCCTATTCGCCCTTTACCCGGCTGGTGCATATCTGGAGCGCGCCCGTGACCTATTTGTACCGAAGCTACGTGATTTTCAGAAAGTTACCCGGCACAAAAGGAGCCTAAACCATGATGGCACCGTAGAAAGTCCAATATCTGCGTTACGCGCGATTTCTCAGAATTTCACGTACGAATAAGTACGCTGCATTCTTCGAAATCGCGCAAGCCTTGATCTTGAACTTTTTACGGCGCCATCTGAAAATCGACTTTTTACGAAGGCATCAAACCATGGCAGATGAAAACAACCATGAAAACGGAGCCGTCTGTT
The nucleotide sequence above comes from Desulfosalsimonas propionicica. Encoded proteins:
- the narI gene encoding respiratory nitrate reductase subunit gamma codes for the protein MSGFMHILGFIVFPYIALTIFVLGHAWRYVTDWKRWNAASSQFLHKDSLKGGITIFHWGALLTLLGHAGGMLIPQRIYDVFGVNAAAHNFMAHWAGLVAGVLMIVGVIWLLVRRTRQDRISANTTIHDWVLLVMLLIVSGLGLYNVVFTHYDVLYSVAPWIRSIVVLAPNPALMAPVPVSYKLHILSAFVLLAYSPFTRLVHIWSAPVTYLYRSYVIFRKLPGTKGA